The Pyruvatibacter sp. genome has a segment encoding these proteins:
- the lpxB gene encoding lipid-A-disaccharide synthase produces the protein MSNLPVSQPATLRVMLIAGEPSGDILGAELMGSLRQSHQGPIEFIGVGGTRMEEQGLESQVPMSDIAVMGLREVVPRLPLIYRRIQQTVRFAHAMDPHVVVIIDSPDFTHSVARRIAKRAPHIPIINYVSPQVWAWRQGRAAKMATYLTHVLALLPFEPAFYAQRSTLACTFVGHPVLERVTLGGGDAFRTRHNIAADTPVLALLPGSRPNEVKGLIDIFMDTARRLRRDLPELVVVLPTVPNVSMLVREKLAGDSLPLILVEDQAEKFAAFDAADAALAASGTVSLELGLARVPTVIGYRIERLAAFIIRRLAKVESIVLANLVLGRKVIPEYLQDECEPQTLAAALLPLMRDTPQRREMLAALSEMRERLGDEEGLKPAERAAEVVLSIAVPEQKRRAVPLPVS, from the coding sequence ATGAGTAATTTGCCGGTTTCACAGCCTGCTACCCTGCGGGTGATGCTCATTGCCGGTGAGCCATCGGGCGATATTCTGGGTGCGGAGCTTATGGGGAGCCTGCGCCAGTCGCATCAAGGGCCAATAGAGTTCATTGGGGTTGGCGGCACCCGTATGGAAGAGCAGGGACTGGAAAGTCAGGTGCCCATGTCTGACATCGCGGTCATGGGGTTGCGGGAAGTGGTACCGCGCCTGCCGCTGATCTATCGGCGTATCCAGCAAACTGTGCGTTTTGCGCACGCGATGGACCCGCATGTGGTGGTCATCATTGATTCTCCAGACTTTACCCATTCAGTGGCCAGGCGCATTGCCAAACGCGCGCCCCACATTCCCATCATCAACTATGTGTCACCGCAGGTATGGGCCTGGCGTCAGGGCCGCGCGGCCAAAATGGCGACCTATCTCACCCACGTGCTTGCGCTGTTGCCGTTTGAGCCGGCATTTTATGCGCAACGTTCAACGCTCGCGTGCACGTTTGTTGGCCACCCGGTGCTTGAGCGCGTCACGCTGGGAGGGGGCGATGCTTTCCGCACGCGCCACAACATTGCAGCGGATACGCCGGTGCTGGCGTTGCTGCCTGGTAGTCGCCCCAACGAGGTAAAGGGGCTGATTGATATTTTCATGGATACCGCCCGCCGCCTGCGCCGTGACCTGCCCGAACTGGTGGTGGTGCTGCCGACCGTGCCCAATGTTTCAATGCTGGTGCGCGAAAAGCTGGCGGGAGACAGCCTGCCGCTCATTCTGGTTGAAGATCAGGCAGAAAAGTTCGCAGCGTTTGATGCGGCTGATGCAGCGTTGGCCGCGTCAGGCACCGTATCGCTGGAGCTGGGTCTGGCCCGTGTGCCAACGGTCATCGGCTATCGTATCGAAAGGCTTGCAGCCTTTATTATTCGTCGTCTGGCGAAGGTGGAAAGTATTGTGCTGGCCAATCTGGTGTTGGGGCGCAAGGTCATTCCCGAATATCTGCAGGATGAGTGCGAACCGCAAACTCTTGCTGCAGCCCTGCTGCCATTGATGCGCGATACCCCGCAGCGCCGCGAAATGCTGGCCGCACTCAGCGAGATGCGCGAGCGTCTGGGCGATGAGGAAGGCCTCAAGCCCGCCGAGCGCGCTGCCGAAGTTGTGCTGTCAATCGCAGTGCCCGAACAAAAACGCCGGGCTGTGCCTCTGCCGGTTTCCTGA
- the lpxI gene encoding UDP-2,3-diacylglucosamine diphosphatase LpxI (LpxI, functionally equivalent to LpxH, replaces it in LPS biosynthesis in a minority of bacteria.): MRKLGIIAGSGPVPLKLAEACVAMGRPVFVVGIEGEARPDIEAYDHGWSRLGAIGTALELLRKAECEDVCIIGPVRRPDFTKLKLDWTGTKLLPRVLNAARKGDDALLSFFVRWMEDQGFAVVGAEDVLSDLVAPSGPIGAVSPDDRALDDIDLGKQVVHALDDLDVGQGAVVCNGLVLAVEAAEGTDEMLKRTALLPENVRGTPQMRRGVLVKLPKPSQDRRVDLPMMGAQTVTLAAAAGLAGIAIEAGGAIVFDREEVTRLADTHGMFVFAFEKQGPADE, encoded by the coding sequence ATGCGCAAACTAGGTATTATCGCAGGCTCCGGCCCTGTTCCGCTCAAACTTGCAGAAGCCTGTGTTGCCATGGGACGCCCTGTGTTTGTGGTCGGCATTGAGGGCGAGGCGCGGCCAGACATTGAAGCATATGACCACGGCTGGTCACGACTGGGGGCCATCGGCACGGCACTTGAGCTTTTACGCAAGGCTGAATGTGAGGATGTGTGCATCATCGGCCCGGTCAGGCGACCTGACTTCACAAAGCTGAAGCTCGACTGGACCGGCACCAAGCTGTTGCCGCGTGTGCTTAACGCCGCGCGCAAAGGCGATGATGCGCTGCTGTCGTTCTTTGTGCGCTGGATGGAAGATCAGGGCTTTGCCGTTGTCGGGGCCGAAGATGTGTTGAGTGATCTTGTCGCTCCGTCCGGACCCATCGGCGCTGTGTCGCCCGACGATAGAGCCCTGGATGACATTGATCTGGGCAAGCAGGTGGTACACGCGCTTGACGACCTGGACGTAGGGCAGGGTGCTGTTGTGTGCAACGGACTGGTGCTCGCGGTGGAGGCCGCCGAAGGCACGGACGAAATGCTGAAACGCACAGCCCTGTTGCCTGAAAATGTGCGCGGCACACCGCAGATGCGGCGCGGCGTGCTCGTCAAACTTCCAAAACCCTCGCAGGACCGGCGTGTTGATTTGCCGATGATGGGCGCGCAGACGGTGACGCTCGCCGCAGCGGCCGGTCTGGCGGGCATCGCCATTGAAGCAGGCGGTGCCATCGTCTTTGACCGTGAGGAAGTGACCCGGCTGGCGGACACCCACGGCATGTTTGTTTTCGCGTTTGAAAAACAAGGCCCCGCAGATGAGTAA
- the gltA gene encoding citrate synthase — protein sequence MKGGPKATAKLDLDGEHFDLPVYAGSVGPDVVDISKFYGQSGRFTYDPGFTSTASCESKITFIDGENGILLHRGYPIDQLAEKGDFIETCYLLLEGDLPTESQYTEFERAITYHTMVHEQLNYLYRGFRRDAHPMAIMTGVVGALSAFYHDSTDITDPEQRMIASRRLIAKMPTMAAMAFKYSMGQPFVYPSNELSYSENFLRMCFAVPAETYKVDPVLARAMDRIFILHADHEQNASTSTVRLAGSSGANPFACIAAGIACLWGPSHGGANEAALNMLMEIGSVDKIPEYVAKAKDKNDPFRLMGFGHRVYKNYDPRAKVMQQTCHEVLQTLGIKDDPLLNVAMELERIALEDEYFVEKKLYPNIDFYSGITLRALGFPTTMFTVLFALARTVGWIAQWKEMIEDPSQRIGRPRQLYTGYPPREYVDRSQR from the coding sequence ATGAAGGGTGGGCCCAAGGCCACCGCAAAGCTGGATTTGGACGGCGAGCATTTTGACCTGCCGGTCTATGCGGGGTCGGTCGGGCCGGATGTCGTTGATATCTCCAAGTTTTACGGACAGAGCGGCCGGTTCACCTATGACCCCGGCTTTACCTCGACGGCGAGCTGCGAAAGCAAGATCACGTTCATTGACGGTGAGAATGGCATTTTGCTGCATCGCGGCTACCCGATTGACCAGCTTGCCGAAAAAGGCGACTTCATCGAGACGTGCTACCTGCTGCTTGAAGGCGACCTGCCGACCGAGAGTCAGTACACGGAGTTTGAACGCGCCATCACCTATCACACCATGGTGCATGAGCAGCTCAACTATCTGTATCGCGGCTTCCGGCGTGACGCGCACCCGATGGCCATCATGACAGGCGTTGTGGGTGCATTGTCAGCATTCTATCACGACTCAACCGACATCACCGACCCGGAGCAGCGGATGATTGCCAGCCGCCGCCTGATCGCCAAGATGCCAACTATGGCAGCCATGGCCTTCAAGTATTCCATGGGTCAGCCGTTTGTGTATCCAAGCAACGAGTTGTCGTACTCGGAAAACTTCCTGCGGATGTGCTTTGCGGTGCCGGCGGAAACCTACAAGGTGGACCCGGTTCTGGCGCGCGCCATGGACCGCATCTTTATTCTTCATGCGGACCATGAGCAGAACGCCTCAACATCAACGGTTCGGCTGGCCGGGTCATCCGGTGCCAACCCGTTTGCGTGTATTGCTGCGGGCATTGCCTGCCTGTGGGGCCCAAGTCATGGCGGCGCCAATGAAGCAGCGCTCAACATGCTGATGGAAATCGGCTCGGTTGACAAAATCCCTGAATATGTTGCCAAGGCCAAGGACAAGAACGATCCGTTCCGTCTCATGGGCTTTGGCCACCGGGTGTACAAAAACTACGACCCGCGCGCCAAGGTAATGCAGCAGACCTGCCACGAAGTGTTGCAGACGCTGGGCATCAAGGATGACCCGCTGCTCAACGTGGCCATGGAACTGGAGCGCATTGCGCTTGAGGATGAGTATTTTGTCGAGAAGAAGCTGTATCCGAATATCGACTTTTATTCAGGCATCACGCTGCGGGCGCTTGGCTTCCCCACCACCATGTTCACCGTGCTGTTTGCGCTTGCACGCACCGTCGGCTGGATTGCCCAGTGGAAGGAAATGATTGAGGATCCCAGCCAGCGCATTGGCCGTCCGCGTCAGCTCTACACCGGCTACCCGCCCCGCGAGTATGTGGACCGCAGCCAACGCTAG